A genomic window from Ascaphus truei isolate aAscTru1 chromosome 1, aAscTru1.hap1, whole genome shotgun sequence includes:
- the MYORG gene encoding myogenesis-regulating glycosidase, whose translation MYTFIPENITPVKQKAPKEQKSMIGAVILGLILVIFAVVAWCYYSVSLRKADSLKTELLDLRKDGFIIRNQQGKEVFRLAFESGVLDLESCSKYGEILSCTRSDKGKLNFFIQTVNAKDTVMCYRVRWEEFVADTEVQHTMYWDDAYWYGGAEMSIQHWPIKLSGYQEPKPFVTSDVYSFRDNFGGILERYWLSSKAAAIKINDSVPFHLGWNSTEKSIFLEARYKDSSYKPPLGKQPFPELSYRVCVGSDITSIHKYMVRRYFNKPTKIPSESTFRYPIWSTWALYKTDIDQDKLLRFTGKIKTYKFNYSHIEIDDMYSKTYGDFDFDPVKFPNATEMFKKLKEEGFKVTLWIHPFVNYNSSNFGVGIERGLFVKEPSGRLPAMVQWWNGIGAILDFTNPHAREWFQNNLKQLRTKYGISSFKFDAGEISYLPKQFSTYQPLSDPSIFSRRYTEMAIPFYERAELRVGYQSQNISCFFRIIDRDSVWGYELGLKSLIPTVLTISMLGYPFILPDMIGGNIYTNGTNASDDIPDRELYIRWLELSAFMPSMQFSVPPWLYDKEVIEIAQKFTQIHDSLVAPLLLELAGEVTDTGDPIIRPIWWISPNDETAHKIDSQFLIGDTLMVAPVLEPGKQERDVYLPAGRWRSYKGEVFHKTPTLLTDYPVDLDEVAYFHWAP comes from the coding sequence ATGTACACGTTCATACCAGAGAACATCACTCCCGTCAAGCAGAAGGCACCTAAGGAGCAGAAGTCTATGATTGGGGCTGTCATTTTGGGGCTCATACTTGTTATATTTGCTGTGGTTGCATGGTGCTACTACTCTGTCTCCCTCCGGAAAGCAGATAGTTTAAAGACTGAACTGTTGGACTTGAGAAAAGATGGATTTATTATACGGAACCAACAGGGGAAAGAAGTTTTTCGACTTGCCTTCGAGTCTGGTGTTCTCGATTTAGAGTCTTGTTCTAAGTATGGCGAGATTTTATCCTGTACTAGGTCAGACAAAGGGAAACTGAATTTCTTCATTCAGACAGTCAATGCCAAAGATACAGTGATGTGCTACAGAGTACGATGGGAGGAGTTTGTGGCAGACACAGAGGTTCAGCATACCATGTATTGGGATGATGCTTATTGGTATGGAGGGGCTGAAATGAGTATACAACATTGGCCTATAAAACTTTCCGGATACCAAGAACCCAAGCCCTTTGTGACCAGCGATGTATATTCATTCAGAGACAACTTTGGTGGCATACTTGAAAGGTACTGGCTGTCATCAAAAGCAGCAGCCAttaaaattaatgactctgtgccTTTCCATCTTGGGTGGAACAGCACTGAAAAGTCTATTTTCCTTGAAGCAAGGTATAAGGACTCATCCTACAAACCTCCACTTGGAAAACAGCCGTTCCCAGAGCTTAGCTATCGTGTCTGCGTGGGTTCCGATATTACCTCCATCCACAAATATATGGTGAGACGATATTTTAACAAGCCCACTAAGATACCATCAGAAAGCACATTCAGATATCCAATTTGGTCTACTTGGGCTTTGTATAAAACAGATATTGACCAGGACAAGCTTCTGCGCTTCACAGGGAAGATTAAGACATACAAGTTCAACTATAGCCATATAGAAATAGATGACATGTACTCAAAAACTTATGGTGATTTTGACTTTGATCCAGTTAAGTTTCCTAATGCTACAGAGATGTTCAAAAAGCTCAAGGAGGAAGGATTTAAAGTAACGCTCTGGATCCATCCATTTGTCAACTATAATTCTTCCAATTTTGGAGTGGGAATTGAAAGGGGGCTCTTTGTTAAGGAGCCCAGTGGCCGTCTTCCTGCTATGGTGCAGTGGTGGAACGGCATTGGAGCCATACTAGATTTTACAAACCCCCACGCAAGAGAATGGTTTCAGAACAATCTAAAACAGCTCAGGACAAAGTACGGTATTTCATCTTTTAAGTTTGATGCAGGTGAGATAAGTTATCTTCCTAAACAGTTCAGTACTTATCAACCTTTATCCGATCCAAGCATCTTTAGTAGGAGGTACACTGAAATGGCTATCCCATTTTACGAGCGTGCTGAGCTTAGAGTTGGCTATCAGTCTCAAAATATATCTTGCTTCTTCCGGATCATTGACCGGGACTCTGTGTGGGGATATGAGCTAGGGTTAAAGTCTCTGATACCTACAGTTCTCACCATAAGCATGCTTGGATATCCTTTTATCTTACCTGATATGATTGGTGGAAACATCTACACCAACGGGACAAATGCATCTGATGACATTCCCGACCGTGAACTCTACATCCGATGGCTGGAGCTGTCTGCTTTTATGCCCTCTATGCAGTTTTCTGTTCCACCCTGGCTTTATGACAAAGAGGTGATTGAAATAGCTCAGAAGTTTACCCAAATTCACGACTCCTTGGTGGCCCCTCTTTTGCTGGAGCTTGCTGGTGAAGTCACAGATACCGGGGATCCCATCATAAGGCCCATCTGGTGGATCTCTCCTAATGATGAAACGGCCCATAAAATTGATTCTCAGTTCCTAATAGGAGACACATTGATGGTGGCTCCTGTGCTGGAGCCAGGCAAGCAGGAAAGAGATGTCTACCTCCCAGCAGGCAGGTGGCGTAGTTACAAGGGAGAGGTGTTCCATAAAACTCCAACACTACTTACAGATTACCCAGTTGACTTAGATGAAGTAGCCTATTTTCATTGGGCACCTTAA